DNA sequence from the Oncorhynchus clarkii lewisi isolate Uvic-CL-2024 chromosome 9, UVic_Ocla_1.0, whole genome shotgun sequence genome:
CTCTCAGACAGGGATATCTCTTTGACCTCTCAGACAGGGATATCTCTTTGGCCTCTCAGACAGGGATATCTCTTTGGCCTCTCAGACAGGGATATCTCTTTGGCCTCTCAGACAGGGATATCTCTTTGGCCTCTCACCCCATGGGATATCTCTTTGGCCTCTCAGACAGGGATATCTCTTTGGCCTCTCAGACAGGGATATCTCTTTGGCCTCTCAGACAGGGATATCTCTTTGGCCTCTCAGACAGGGATATCTCTTTGGCCTCTCAGACAGGGATATCTCTTTGGCCTCTCAGACAGGGATATCTCTTTGACCTCTCAGACAGGGATATCTCTTACTACATTCAAACATAAGGAGGAAGAAACATACtacgccccaaatggcaccctattccctacatagtgcactactctaccggtcctgttcaaaagtagtgcactatgtagggaacagggtgccatttcagaggcACACAGAGATAAAGACCACAGGGAGAAATGAAAAAAATCCCTTCGAGATGTTTGATGTCTAGGGAGTCGTATTTCTCTTACTCTTGATATCTATACAATGTCTTGGATTACTTATCAAAGGATGCACTGGTTtgaaacacgcacgcacgcacgcacgcacacacacacacagccctctcatATCTCCATTGGCCCTATCAAAGCCTGGGAAGACTCTTCATGCTTTAACAAGAGGTACCCTGAGGCCTGTAAGGATAAGAACCAGACAGCCAAAAGCCAATTTTGTCAcatttattgtgtgtgtatgttatcgtccgtgtgtgtgagtttgagtgtgtgtatgtacacaaCTAGATTGATATTCCAACATGTATTGCCCTATCATATTGAGCTTTGAAAGGCTGAAACAGCATGAAAATATTTTCTCATTTCATTGACAACTGGACACATTCTCTCAATCTCACAATTTAAACTGTTGTTGTTCAGCTTGAAGGTATAAGCTTCATGTAAAATGTTTCAGGAGGAACAGAAGAGTTAGGAAATAAAGAAAGAGATTGAGATGAAACCAGTTTACTAAAGAAAGTTTCTTCAGATATGTACCATTTTGCTCTTGTGAAAGACAACAGAAGACAAGACAAGGCCGGTTTGCTGTAGCTGAGATGCAAATGGCCATGATGGGGAAATAGATATGCTGTTGTGAACCTATAGTCACTTCCTGAATGCGTGTGCGAGTGAGAGAGACATTAAAATATTAAAGGTGGGTCCAATCTGGCCCTTGGGTGGTTTGAGTaaaatatactttaaaatgactaaaaccaaatggAAACTGTGTAGAAATTATAATGGTCATATAGTCTCACAGTTTCTTGACTGTCCAGTTCACTAATAAtcactagacagtcagggagcatcctTGAAGATTGAATGCCCTGGagcaaaatgagtttgacacccctgttatAGAGTTGTGTTAGTTGTAATTTGTTTCTTCAAATACAATAATATCATTCCATTTTATTTTACTCTAGCAAATGAAAATAGGGCCTGCCATTTTGTTTACGGAATCCTAGGGACTTTTTGTAACCCAACCATATGAATAGGTGAGTGACTGTTTTAACAGTTCTTTAAAACCAGGCTTGTTTCAAGAAAGAGGGTTTAACATGTTGACATGTTAAACTATAGCTTGCTAACGTTATGTAGAATGTGCAAATGTAATCGCATACAGAAACTGTTATTTTTAGTTCTtgtgaaagaaagaaaaatatataGTTCGTGGAATTCTTACAAACGCTCTAAGAAATGTCACCGCGGTACCGTTCACAACCACAACATTACCTGTGAAAACGCATTTACTTCAGCAAACACCGGCGAGCTCCCATTGGTTGCTAAGAAGTTTGAAAATTCTAAAGACTCCGCCCCCTAACAACGGCATCGTAGCTGAGCGCTGATAGGCGAACTATCGACGAATTTCAACCAATCAGCACCGTCCGCACGGTGTTTGGAAGTAGTTTTGCTTACAAATGTGTTTTAGCTCGCCGTTTCGACCTGTGTTGAATGTTGTATTTTTCCGATCAGAAACTTTTGCAACCAATTTTGACAGCACGGAAAATACGATAAGGTAAGATGTTGTTTCATTAACGGATAAGCTAGTTTTCTCACTAGATAGCGTGCTACCCTTTCGAAATCACGTGCGGTCGGGTGCAGGACCCTTTGAGCAGTAGGCTGACCAACGTTAACGTTAGATCCTTCCACACAATGTACGTTTTCTGCTTGTGATACCAACATATTGCCCTTTGAACCAGTATCTGGATGTGAGGAGGCGAGATTTTATCTGATGCCCAGAGTCCTTCTATTCAAAGTCCCATTAACCAGCTCTGCAAACGTTAAGGTTCAAATACGATCGTTAACGTCGCAGTACGCTTCAGCATATGGAGTTTCGCAGAGTAACTATCGTAATTACTGCCATTGTGCACGGTatgtatgtttttaaaaatgttttttaaagagTTTAAATCAGTTATTTGTTTTTGACGAAGTGCACATGTCCAAATCCACCTTCTGGACCTCTAATATAATCACTCATTACCGCCGCCCTCAGGTCGGCTGAGACAGCAGCAGGACAGTCTCCGGAAGGaatattgattattatttttttttttttgaggggaAGTACAAACCGTGCGGAACGGCATTAATAACTATAGTTGCAATGCGACACTCCATATTTTGGTGCCTAACGACCGTGTGTCAAAGGGACTTGGAATTGAAGGATCCTGGGAGTCAGAGTCGATCTCGGGGACCTCAACTCCAGTGAACAAGCTATTATGTTTTGAAGATCACAGAAACAGGCCTTCACGTTTATATTTCTTAGCGCATGCAAATGTTATGTTTTCTCTTGTAGGATACAACCACTGACCGTCTGAACCCATTTGGTGAAAACTCCCAAGCTGAAGTCATGCCTTTTCCCAGGGGGAAGAAACCAAGTGTTACTGCTGGCAGTAAAATACCCAAATTACGTGGCAAAGGGATAGAGAATCAGGTAAATTGACTAATAATAGCCTCCCACTGTTGATTTTAGGGGTGGTGTTTTTCTAGTAGTGCTGGAACAAAACGTGCACCACCCAATTGCCAACTAGCTCTCCAGGAGGAGCGTTGGCCAGCTCTGCCTTtcacagttttttattttttatattgttgGTCTGTATCTAGCTTTGTAACCAGCCAACATATTATTGCATAGCGAGGTACATCATCTGGGTGAGCTAGCTACATTTATTTGTCTGTGTTGCCAGGGCATATTGCATACCCCACAACTTTTTGAAATTGAGTGTCTGATATCTGCTGGTTAACTTAACCCCTCTTATCTCTCAATGAAACCGCTGGTCCGGTGTGGACTAAACTAACCTCAATAGTGTCTTGCTATCACTCTTCATTGCATAGCTCCATATCAAATAACATAGCTCTGTGTTTTAGGAGGAAGGCCCCCAGGTCAAGAGGTCGTCGTCCCCTCCCCAAGGAGCCCCTAAGAAGAGGACAGCCTTCGTAGACCTCACCAATGTAAACCTGTTCTCTTTGTCGATCTATCTGGGGTGTTTTCACTAGAATCAAACAACCTAACTCAACTGGGAGGGACtaacctgaatttgtccaactaacttgttttccgttgcaaaacgttcATGTCTAACATTTTTCATGTAAAAATCAGTTTCTTGTCTGTatggaagtagcggtccttgtacctggCATGGTGAAGACGGCAGTACATAGACTAGAGTACTTTTCCAAGTTAACTGCCGACACAGACCGTGGGGTTTTGTTGAGTAGGTGTCTCGAtgcggtatgagaaccagcacagcCTTGCTGtgcaatacggctttcctcagtacgagatcctcgtcgacccactgtgctgtcagactcggCATGCTCATGGGACTGACATcactggtccaaatgtcagtcgtgaagctaatagcagtgacgcccatagcaagGAGCTCATAACTGTGTAACTCCaatagggcaacatctgaaaggTGGCGAGTACCGAGGCTCAACCAGTCGGTgaaaagccaacatcatccacgacagaggACGGTTGatttgtcaagggcaatgaattccattatcctGGCGTTAATGGATTTTGAGTTGTCTCCCTGAAGTGTTCTTacactttcaaatgactgctccaCTTGTTGACTGCTAGATCCACACAGCAGATATTGTGGGCCAGGTttggaatgctgtgttgcactaTATTCGTGGCGTCGTTACGTTATATCGGTATGCACGTCAGCGTTGAcgtcggttttgcacatcggagTTAAACTAGACGACATCGGGCTGATtctggcatttttagctaatatggtCCGATTCCAGTATGCTTTTTGCTATCGTGCATCCTTAGTTTTTGCCACTGTTTTCTACGATTTTGGTTTGAAATGAATACATCACAGAACAGGGTCTGAATGATCtcctggggagggacagactcTACCAGTCTTCCACCAGGTTCTGCTGGTGTTTACTGCAGACTGGCACTGAAACCCACTTTCGTTTGGCAGTTGGGTGTATGGTGGGGTAGATCTCAACTTGAGAAACAAGAACTTAAAAGTTCTGTCTTggcaataataataaataaacatattATGCCAATAGGGGATTGGTGTCACACATGAATAGGGTGACACACAGGTCGATCGATAACCAGGGAATGTTCTGCCTCGTCTGCACACTATGAAAAGACTGTGGCGTtgactctctggtctctccttggCTTCCAGGCACACAAGGTTCACATCAGCCTTCCAGGTACCAAGAAGAACTCCCTTAAGAAGACGCAGAAGAAGAAGGCCACCTCCACTGTGTTAGGCAAGAATGAAGCCAACCTTAAAAAGTAAGTCATTTTTCTAgaccccccgcccctctctccTGCTGTACTGTCGTTAGGTTTGATGGGCTGTGAAGAACGGTGTAGTTGTTTTTCTGTGAAGGTGAGCGAGAAGGGGGCCAATTTATAAATGGACAGAGTAATTGTATATGTTTATGATGCTTGCTATGGGGGCAATGAAATATGCCTATCCTGATACTGAATCACTTGATCAGTCATCTCTTATTACGATACAACTTTGTCgtccttttttttgtgtgtgtgtgtgagttcatcGATTATTATAGATTCATAACATTCCACATCAAAACACTAGCTTTctctgccttttactgagggaTGTTTTGCTTGCAGTGACTGCTATATAGACACGGactgttgctctggataagaacatctgctaaatgactaaaatgtgaaatctaaacacttcaccctattCCTACCTGTCTCCCTTTTCCAGGTCTGGCTCAATGAGCTCAGAGAgtcaggaggagaagaagaggggggaggaggaggcccCAATTGAAGAGCTTGTGGTTGTGGATGCTGTTCCACCTAGAGAGTTGCCCCCCCACCTCCGGAGACCACAGGTTAATGGAGCACCAGACTATTGTCACATCAGTGGGatctacagtaccaatcaaaagtttatacaccttctcattccagggttttctttatttttacaatcttctacattgtagaataatagaagacattaaaactatgaaatagcacatatggaatcatgtcgtaaccatagtgttaaacaaatcaaaaatataattgagattcttcaaagtagccaccctttgccttgataacagctttgcagactcttggcattctctcaaccagcttcatgaggtaggtacctggaatgcatttcaattaacatgtgtgccttgttactaggtcatttgtggaatttatttccttcttaatgtgtttgatccAGTCACTTGTgttacaaggtaggggtggtatacagaagaaagccctatttggtaaaagaccaagtccatattatggcaagaacagctcaaataagcaaagagaaacaacagtccatcacttTAAGAccggccttcatggttgaattgctgcaaagaaacctctactaaaggacactaataagaagagacttgcttggaccaagaaacatgagcaatggacaatagaccggtggaaatctgtcctttggtctgatgtgcCCCAACCGCCGCGTCTTTGTGAGattcagagtaggtgaacagatctctgcatgtgtggttcccaccgtgaagcatggaggaggaggtgctttgctggtggcactgtcttctttagaattcaaggcacacttagccagcatggctaccacggcattctgcagcgatatgccatcccatctggtttacacttagtgggtctatcatttgtttttcaacagaacaatgacccaatacacctccaggctgtgtaatgtcTATTTGACTAATcactagagtgatggagtgctgcatcagatgacctggcctccacaatcacctgacctcaacccaattgaggtggttagggatgagttggaccacagagtgaaggaaaagcagccaacaagtgctcagcttatgtgggaactccttcaagactgttggaaaagcattcctcatgaagctggttgagagaatgccaagagtctgcaaagctgtcatcaaggcaaagaaagggtggctactttaaagaatttaaaatatatacagtattttaacttttgttgttgttggttactacatgattccatacgtgttatttcgtagtgttgtctttactattattctacaatgtagacaatagtacaaaataaaaataaaccctggaatgagtagacgtgtcccaaccttttgactggtgctgtacatgGGGACAGTCAGGAATAGTTCTATGGAACTCGCTTGGGCACAGTCTAGCAGTGTTTTGTACTGCACCTAAATatcactcttccctctctctgcccctcccacTCTCAGATCCCTGAGGAGTTTGATATAGACTCTCAGCACCAGGAGGACCCCACTCTGACTGCTCAGTACGCCAAGGAAATATTTGACTACCTCAAGGCCAGAGAGGAGAAGTTCATCCTGTCTGACTATATGTCCATTCAGCCAAGTCTGAACGCTGGGATGAGGGCCATCCTAGTGGACTGGTTGGTCGAGGTGCAGGTCAGGAACCCAGTACACTTGCTACTATAATAACACGACAACGCAGTATGCCCGTAGAACAGACAATTTAAAATAGGAGTGAAGATGAGACACTGTGGTTCTTTGTGTGCTGGAGCGAGTGTGTGTTTACTCTGTGCTTCCAGGAGAACTTTGAGCTGAACCATGAGACTCTGTACCTGGCTGTGAAGGTGACAGACCACTTCCTGTCCGTAGCTCCGGTCAACAGAGAGAATCTACAGCTTATAGGTTCTACAGCCTTGCTCATAGCATCcaagtttgaggtgagggatattaaacacgcatacacacacacacactacctgtccACTACTCCGGTTAACGGTAGGAGAGGTGAgggatattacacacacacacacacactacctgtccACTACTCCGGTTAACGGTAGGAGAGGTGAgggatattacacacacactacctgtccACTACTCCGGTTAACGGTAGGAGAGGTGAgggatattacacacacacacactacctgtccACTACTCCGGTTAACGGTAGGAGAGGTGAgggatattacacacacacacactacctgtccACTACTCCGGTTAACGGTAGGATAGGTGAGGgatatttcacacacacacactacctgtccACTACTCCGGTTAACGGTAGGAGAggtgagggatggagggtgggggagacagGCTCATTGTGCCCAAATTAGTGTTGTCCTCACTTGGGCTCTCTTTCTGTGTAATACTCTCTCTTACCCAccatcctttctctctccctccatcaggaGCGCTGTCCGCCCTGTGTGGACGACTTCCTGTACGTCTGTGATGATGCGTACAAGAGGGAGGAGGTTATTGCTATGGAGACGAGCATCCTGCAGGCGCTGGAGTTCGACATCAACATCCCCGTCCCCTACCGCTTCCTCAGGCGATATGCCAAGGTACAGGGTTTTTCCTGGGTCAACATGAGGCTACGGTGGTGGCCAATGGTCAACTGAACATTTTTAGAGGCCCCACCCGTTGGCCGCAGCGACAAAATGTCGCCCGTTAAAAGCAAATTTCTTGCAATTTGACACACTATATGCTaattgagtgactcaaacataacCAAATCTATGGGGGCCCCATGCCATAAACACCCCTGAATGCTGAATGTTTTACATCTTAGAttctgactgtctagcttttatgTTGATTGTTAGCGCTCAGATCTTTAAACAGCATTATATTTTCTCCATACTTTATCTGGttctagtttttatttatttacacaaTGTTTGGTCATAAGCGGCCCAATACTTTTCTATGCAGAAAACACTCTGCGCGTGTGGGACCCCTTTCTATAGGGGGGTGAGGGACCCCTTTCTATAGGGGGGTGAGGGACCCCTTTCTATAGGGGGGTGAGGGACCCCTTTCTATAGGGGGGTGAGGGACCCCTTTCTATAGGGGGGTGAGGGACCCCTTTCTATAGGGGGGTAAGGGACCCCTTTCTATAGGGGGTGagtaaaaacaccacagccgcaaagagggcgtcaacataaacaagaaattgcatgataaatattcccttacctttgatctacatcagaaagcactccaggaatcccaggtccacaagtgtttgttttgttttaaactgtctgttatttatgtccaaataccttcttttgttagcgtgtttggtatacatatccaaacgctaattctggtcagcgttacgtcggacaaaaacttcaaaaagttatattacaggtcgaagaaacacttcaaactaagtacagaatcaatcattaggatgtttttaacatatagcttcaataaagttccaaccggagtattcctttgtgtctacgtgagcaatggaacgcaggtggaTGCCATGAGGAATGGAACGCAGGTGGATGCCATGAGGAATGGAACGCAGGTGGATGCCATGAGGAATGGAACGCAGGTGGATGCCATGAGGAATGGAACGCAGGTGGATGCCATGAGGAATGGAACGCAGGTGGATGCCATGAGGAATGGAACGCAGGTGGATGCCATGAGGAATGGAACGCAGGTGGATGccatgagcaatggaacgcaggtggaTACCAtgtgcaatggaacgcaggtggataccatgagcaatggaacgcaggtggataccatgagcaatggaacgcatgAGGAATGGAACGCAGGTGGATAccatgagcaatggaacgcaggtggatgttcgtgggcaaggaataattaactacatctcaACCAGTatcctacaagagcacagacacaagggacaacagacacaccggtctctacaatgcagatgagctgaaggctgTTTGAAAGCAAAGTGAGaggaataagagcaccacattgaagctgcccagcaacacccttTGGGGTGGTGTTGTCCACATGATTGACAGtttcctggaggggaaggagtctctccaagaaatggccatatcacagtctgctgatatggacagccccattaAGAGGATCCTCctagatgatgtattttgggagagagtggtaagcagcctgaaactcctgaaacctatagcagtagccattgcatggaTTGAGGGCGACAAtcccatcctgtctgatgttcagactctgcttgcagatgtaagagaagacatctgtactgccctgcccacttcactgttgctccaaacAGAGGAAattgcagttctgaaatacatcagaaAGTGTccagacttctgcctgaagcccatacatgctgcagtgtacatgttggaccccaagtatgctggcaagagcatcctgtctggtgcaaagATCAACAAgtcctatggtgtcatcactaccgtgtctcgccaccttggcctgggtGAGGGCAAAGTTCTTGGCAGTCGGATACACTTTTAAGTACACTTCTAAgcaagggctttgtgatggagatgcaatatggcagtcttgccaacatatctcatcagccacctggtggaagggactttgtggatctgagactctttcccctgttgccgcCATCATCCTACAAATCCCAcaaacatcagccgcctcagagcgcaactggtccttgtttgggaacacacacaccaaagcacgcaacatgCTGTCCAATACAAGGTTTGAAAAATTGGTGCCCACCCGGGAAaatgtcaggctcaaaaagcctcccAATCGGCCATCCTCAAcgaggttggaaagtgacagtgaagatggggcttcagagtctgatgttcaagaggtggacattgaggaggtccagggagaagacatggaagcctgagaggaagacaaccaaagctttagtttctagactatcattttacagatgtatgttgaacaTGTTTTggggagatgtgatggatcattCGATAGTCccttgttgttcagtgaaatcatcccatgtgaagagccAACTCATTTAAAGTTTAATTTGTAACTAAATAATTGTATtcctattggaaggatttaatgtATTACTGTCTACTTCTGATTTACCTTTGTCTCCATATGATAAATATATCCAAggaaaaaaaaacatctacattttaaatggtattaatttgcatatatttctgttAATTCCCACGGGAAAGTTTCcatctctgaatattccccaaatgTGCAACCCGAT
Encoded proteins:
- the LOC139415877 gene encoding G2/mitotic-specific cyclin-B3; translated protein: MPFPRGKKPSVTAGSKIPKLRGKGIENQEEGPQVKRSSSPPQGAPKKRTAFVDLTNAHKVHISLPGTKKNSLKKTQKKKATSTVLGKNEANLKKSGSMSSESQEEKKRGEEEAPIEELVVVDAVPPRELPPHLRRPQIPEEFDIDSQHQEDPTLTAQYAKEIFDYLKAREEKFILSDYMSIQPSLNAGMRAILVDWLVEVQENFELNHETLYLAVKVTDHFLSVAPVNRENLQLIGSTALLIASKFEERCPPCVDDFLYVCDDAYKREEVIAMETSILQALEFDINIPVPYRFLRRYAKCVSASMETLTLARYVCELSLQEMDLVPERGSLLASACLLLALVTKELGGWSPILVFHSGYEVSELVPVVRRLHSMLTSPPDDKLLAVRSKYSHKVFFEVATTPTVDLDTLERALK